One window of the Triticum dicoccoides isolate Atlit2015 ecotype Zavitan chromosome 3B, WEW_v2.0, whole genome shotgun sequence genome contains the following:
- the LOC119275832 gene encoding peroxidase 1-like translates to MGLQSVCGGAGRWRRAVAWWGAVLVLAHLLSCGSAGLLDTNPGLAYNFYATTCPSAEATVRSITWAQVAGNQALPGQLLRLHFHDCFVKGCDASILLDNAQSEKTAPPNGSLGGYPVIDAIKAQLEKACPGVVSCADIVALAARDAVSYQFKASLWQVETGRRDGPVSLASNTGALPSPSAGFNGLLQSFAAKGLDVNDLVALSGAHTIGKASCSSVTPRLYQGNATSIDPLLDSTYAKTLMNACPNTPASTSTVDLDGATPFKFDGSYYTNLQNKRGVLASDAALTQNAAAATIVNDLTNPIKFYAAFSMSMKKMGRVDVLTLKNGQGKIRTKCNVP, encoded by the exons atggGGCTGCAATCAGTGTGCGGAGGAGCAGGGCGGTGGCGGCGAGCAGTGGCGTGGTGGGGGGCCGTCCTGGTCCTCGCCCATTTACTCAGCTGCGGCAGCGCGGGGCTCCTGGACACCAACCCGGGCTTGGCCTATAACTTCTACGCGACGACGTGCCCCAGCGCAGAGGCCACCGTCCGGAGCATCACCTGGGCGCAGGTCGCCGGCAACCAGGCCCTCCCCGGCCAGCTCCTCAGGCTGCacttccacgactgcttcgtcaAG GGCTGCGACGCGTCCATCCTGCTGGACAACGCGCAGAGCGAGAAGACGGCGCCGCCCAATGGCTCCCTCGGCGGCTACCCGGTGATCGACGCCATCAAGGCGCAGCTCGAGAAGGCCTGCCCGGGcgtcgtctcctgcgccgacatcgTCGCGCTCGCCGCCCGCGACGCCGTCTCCTACCAGTTCAAGGCCTCGCTCTGGCAGGTGGAGACCGGCCGCCGGGACGGCCCCGTCTCGCTCGCCAGCAACACCGGCGCGCTGCCCTCGCCCTCCGCCGGCTTCAACGGCCTGCTGCAGAGCTTCGCCGCCAAGGGGCTCGACGTCAACGACCTCGTCGCGCTCTCCGGCGCGCACACCATCGGCAAGGCCAGCTGCTCCAGCGTCACGCCCAGGCTGTACCAGGGCAACGCCACCAGCATCGACCCCCTGCTCGACTCCACCTACGCCAAGACGCTCATGAACGCCTGCCCGAACACTCCCGCTTCCACGTCCACGGTGGACCTGGACGGCGCCACGCCGTTCAAGTTCGACGGCAGCTACTACACCAACCTGCAGAACAAGCGGGGAGTGCTCGCCTCCGACGCCGCGCTCACGCAGAACGCCGCCGCCGCGACCATTGTCAACGACCTGACCAACCCGATCAAGTTCTACGCCGCCTTCTCCATGTCTATGAAGAAGATGGGCCGCGTCGACGTGCTCACCCTCAAGAACGGACAAGGGAAGATCAGGACCAAGTGCAATGTGCCGTGA